One window from the genome of Oryza glaberrima chromosome 3, OglaRS2, whole genome shotgun sequence encodes:
- the LOC127768011 gene encoding protein JINGUBANG-like, with the protein MGSGHRKLIHLLRAEQAAAAASAASASFSPKSFSSSSASDDDGCSSSSWQTNDGAGGYGSAASSPSRCSASTPPKSPWAAHLPGLGGGGVGTGAGATGLVASLVKEDGHVYSLAAAGDVLYTGTDSENVRVWRDRRELAGFRTGSGLVKAIVVADDGRIFTGHQDGKVRVWRADAGDPAVHRRVGSLPRLADYVRSSVNPSSYVETPRRRRGRRREVWLRHSDAVSCLSLDEGAGLLYSASWDGSFKVWRVSDSRCLESVCAHDDAINTVAAAGFDGVVFTGSADGTVKVWRREEEPAASGGEAKTRHVLETVLREDESAVTAIAVSAEGRVVYVGSSDGDVTYWHWIDGEARYGGALRAHGTAVMCLAVAGNVVVSGSADRTLCAWRRGGGEHSRLAVLAGHTGPVKCVAVDEEETSSCSSDGERRFVVYSGSLDGSVKVWRISDIEPTNPPPRLPSPHVWKREDQPAAATAAAARAWSPYQTSEMNSVAAA; encoded by the coding sequence atgggCAGCGGCCACAGGAAGCTCATCCACTTGCTCCGCgccgagcaggcggcggcggcggcctcggcggcctcggcgtcgTTCTCGCCCAAGTCTttctcgtcgtcctccgcctccgacgacgacgggtGTAGCTCGTCGTCGTGGCAGACGAACGACGGCGCCGGTGGGTACGGGTCcgcggcctcgtcgccgtcgcggtgcAGCGCGTCGACGCCGCCCAAGTCGCCGTGGGCGGCGCACCTGCCggggcttggcggcggcggggtggggacgggcgccggcgccaccgggcTCGTCGCGTCGCTGGTGAAGGAGGACGGGCACGTGTactcgctggcggcggcgggggacgtgCTCTACACCGGCACGGACTCCGAGAACGTGCGGGTGTGGCGCGAccgccgcgagctcgccgggTTTAGGACCGGGAGTGGGCTGGTCaaggccatcgtcgtcgccgacgacgggCGCATCTTCACGGGGCACCAGGACGGCAAGGTCCGGGTGTGGCGCGCCGACGCGGGGGACCCCGCCGTGCACCGCCGCGTCGGCTCGCTCCCGAGGCTCGCCGACTACGTCCGGAGCTCCGTCAACCCGTCCAGCTACGTCGagacgccgcggcgccgccgcgggcggcgccgggaggTGTGGCTCCGGCACTCCGACGCCGTGTCGTGCCTCAGCCTCGACGAGGGCGCCGGGCTGCTCTACTCCGCCTCCTGGGACGGGTCCTTCAAGGTGTGGCGCGTGTCGGACTCGAGGTGCCTCGAGTCGGTGTGCGCCCACGACGACGCCATcaacaccgtcgccgccgccgggttcgaCGGCGTCGTGTTCACCGGCTCCGCCGACGGCACCGTCAAGGtgtggcggcgggaggaggagccggcggcgagtggcggcgaggcgaagACGAGGCACGTCCTGGAGACGGTGCTGCGGGAGGACGAGAGCGCAgtcaccgccatcgccgtctcGGCCGAGGGCCGCGTCGTGTACGTCGGCTCGTCGGACGGGGACGTGACCTACTGGCACTGGATCGACGGCGAGGCGAGGTACGGCGGCGCGCTCAGGGCGCACGGGACGGCGGTGAtgtgcctcgccgtcgccgggaacGTCGTCGTGAGCGGCTCGGCCGACCGGACGCTCtgcgcgtggcggcgcggcggcggcgagcactcccggctcgccgtgctcgccggccaCACCGGCCCCGTCAAGTGCGTGGCCGTGGACGAGGAGGAGACATCATCGTGCAGctccgacggcgagcggcggttcGTGGTGTACAGCGGCAGCCTCGACGGGTCAGTCAAGGTGTGGCGAATCTCCGACATCGAACCTACCAATCCTCCGCCGCGGCTGCCGTCGCCGCATGTATGGAAGAGAGAGGatcagccggcggcggcgacggcggcggcggcgagggcgtggtCGCCGTACCAGACGTCGGAGATGAACAGCGTGGCAGCGGCGTGA